The Planktothrix agardhii NIES-204 genomic interval GATGATGACATCGGGTTGATAGTCTCCGGTTAATTGGGAAGCCGTGCGAACAATTACTAAAAGTACAGTAATAACTGCTAGAATTAATAAGCCATCTTGCCATGTTAAACGAGAGCGATCTAAGGTTTGATTTTTAGGGGTAAGAGAACGAGTCATATAGTTTATACCTCCGGTGTTGTTGAACTAAAATCAGATGTTTCTAAAAAGATTTCTCCACTGGGTTCATCATAGGCATAAAGTTCTGCATAACGTCCCCAGTCAATGGCTGTATTTAACTGTCGTTGCGCTTCTTTAGGACTAAAATGATTATTCAGAACATCTAAGACTAAATCTTCGGGAATACGACGATTTTGTTTAGATTGACAAAGGGTATAGATTTGTTGAACTAGGCGAATATGACTCAGTAATTGTTGACGAATAATTTGTTTTCGCTGGTCAATATTTCCCTGAATAAACTCTAGGGCGATTGGTTTTAGGTTAAAATCTCCTTCTCGAATTTCGATTAAATCCATAAATTTTGCGGCTTCTAAAATGGGGAGTAAATCATCAACATCCAGTTGCAGTTCTTGCCCTAAACGATATAAATCAGGATTTTGTCGATCTTCTAAAAGTTCTAATAAACCCGCAATAGAACCAATGCGGACGTAGGGTAAAGATTGATATTTATTCAGAGTATTTTTAACGGTTGTTTGAGGTTCTATGGTTTCTAATTCTGGGTTGGTGAGAATTTTATAAACTTGATCGACTAAGGCTTGGAAACTTGCACTTTTGCGATCGCGATAATGACTTAATTTAATTGATAAATTTGCCCGAATTCGCCCAGGATTTCTACCTAAAACAATTACCCGATCTGCTAAGGTGATCGCTTCTTCAATCCCATGAGTTACAATTAAAATTGCTTGGGTAGGAATACGTTTTTCTAACCACAAATCTAACAGTTCAATTCGCAAGTTTTCTGCGGTTAAAACATCTAAAGCGGAGAAAGGTTCATCCATACATAATAATTCCGGTTCAACGGCTAAAGCCCTAGCAAATCCAACCCGTTGTCGCATTCCCCCTGATAGTTCTTTGGGATAAGCATTTTCAAATCCATCTAAACCAATAATATCGATCATTTTTAGGGCTTTTTGTTGTCGCCAGGCTACAGGAAATCCCCCGGCTTTTAATCCTAATTCGACATTTTCTAAAACCGTTAACCAAGGGTAAAGGGCAAAACTTTGGAAGACAATTGCTACCCCGGGATTAATTCCAATTAATGGTTTTCCATGACAGAGGACTTGTCCTTGGGTTGGATAAATTAACCCGGCAATTATTCGCATTAAGGTGGATTTTCCTGAACCAGAAGGCCCTAATAAAGCGATGATTTCGCCCCGGCGCAATTCTAAGTTAATGTTATTGAGAATCGGAATTTCTTGACCATTGGGCTGTTGATAGGATTTACCAACGCCTTTGAGGATCATTAAAGGTTCTGTTTTGGAATCACTCATAGTCGGTTCTCAATAATTCTTCTTCAATCTGCTTCTATTGTGCTATTTTTGTTAACCAGAGAGCCATTTTAACATGAATTATGACCCAGCAAAAATATATTTTTAAGTTAATAATAGGTTAAGTCCATTCGCTATTTTTGTTTGGCTATATGAATAATAAAAATTAGCAATAGATCGCTTATTCTTCTAAATCATAAGATTCTTCTAATTCTAAATCTAAAGACAACTGTGCTTCTAATGATTCTAATTTTACATCTTCTCGCTTTGAAACATAATCAACTAATTTAATCCAGTCGATCTGGTTATTTTTCATAAAATAACGCATAAATTCTTGCGTCATTTCGTTAATTTTAGCTGAATAAGTTGCTTTGAAAATTTCATCTTTTTTCTTTGCTTCTATATCAATGGGTACAATCATCTCTTGGTATAAATTATCATCTTCTGAGATAAAATTCCAAAAATCTTGGCCCGCATATTTAAAATATACTTTATCTGGATCTTGATTCGCTTTTAAAGGGTTTTTATCTTTTCCATACATACAACCATTCACAGCAACAATTTCCTGAGTTATTCCTCGTTCTCTTAAAATCATTCTGGCTTTTTTAAAGTTATCTTTCATTCGATTAATTTGATCGGAATTACCCCAGCTTATTCCTGATTTAATCCCAACAATATAATAAATTCCTCCTCTCTCAAATTCCAAATCAATACTATTAAGAGTTGATTTAACTCCTCCGTATAGTGTTTCTGAGATATATATAGCAAAACCTTCTAATAAATTTCCGAAAATTGTTTCTTCTTGGGAAGATAGAAAAGCATCGACAATACTCTTTACAAATTCTCCTGCCAATTCAATATTTTTAGCCTTAAACAAATAAGGATTTTTACGCTTAATAATATCTCTAATCTGAAGTTGTCTCAACTTTTCAAATCGTTTGTCATAGAAGGGGTTTAAAATATTCTCAATTAGATATTTAGAATAAATTTGATGATTCGATTCGCTCATGGCTATATTATTAACTTCTTGTGTTTGATTGATACAATTAAAACTTTGATTTTGACAATTAAATAGGGTTTTTTCTATATTAATTAAAGCCCCCTGATAATATTCTTCTTTAATCTCAATACCAATATAACGTCTACCTAACTCTTTCGCTACCATCGCAGTTGTTCCCGAACCCAAAAAGGGATCAAAAACCGTATCTCCTGGTTCTGTAAATAATTGAATAAACCATGAAGGCAGAGATTTAGGAAATGTAGCACTGTGACTTTTATTGCTGCATTCCGTTGCTAAATGTAAAACATTGGTAGGATAAACCATTGTCCGTCCCAACCAATTAGATACATTTTTGCCAAATCCACTTTCGACCTTAGAATTATCCCGTATTTGATCAATTTCACTCAAATTTTTTAAGCGAGTTTTAGCCCAATCTCCCATAGGAACCATAACCCTTTCTTGATACATTTTGAATTTTTTCTGCTTATTGAACTGTAGACAACGTTCCCAAGCATCACGAAAACGATTAGGCCATTTACCAGGATAGCTATTCTTTTTGTGCCAAATATATTCTTCTGTCCATAACCATCCTTGTTGTTGCATTTCTAAAATTAACTTAATAACGTAGTTATGCCTTTCTCCATTAACAACTTTTTCTTTGATATTAATAATAAATGTTCCATCTTCTTTTAAAACTCTGTACAGTTGTTTAGAAATGGGAAGAAACCATTGAACATAATCATCTGGATTAATCCCGCCATAGGTTTTCTTCCGGCTATCTGCATAGGGAGGAGATGTTACAATCAGATCTACTATATTAGAAGGAATTTTCTGCAAAACCTTCGAGCAATCACCTAAAATAATTGTGTTGTGCCAATTTTTTTCAGAGGTAATTATATCCTGCTGATTGGGATTTGATATTAGTTTGAATTCTAAAGGGTGAATACTCAATTTAACTTTCCTCGCAGGTTGGCTTTCTTCCAAAGAAGCGATCGCTTTTTCTAAATCAAACTCTATCAGTTGTGCTGATCTCGAATCAATTTGTTAAGAAAAGAAAGAAGGAGCCCGGTCGGGCTCACTACGGTTTAACGGCGTCTTCTGCTGCCACTTCCCGAGTATGAACGACTGCGGGAACCACTGCCGAAACTGGGTTTGCGTTGTTGGGTGGAACCTTTATTTGGGGAGGTGCGTAAATCCGTTGACCCGAACCCAGAACCCGTTGAACGGCTGGAATTGGGGGAGGTGGAACGCTTACCGGAGGAATTTGGGTTGGAGTTGCGAATATTTCCGGTGGTGCGGAGGGTGGTACTATTTTTTACCGCCGCTGGGGGGCTATTGTATCGAGTCCGATAGTCGTTGACGGCTTGATTATAATTGGAACCGTAACCGCCATATCCGGTCATCATACCGCCGGATTGATAC includes:
- a CDS encoding ABC transporter related, encoding MSDSKTEPLMILKGVGKSYQQPNGQEIPILNNINLELRRGEIIALLGPSGSGKSTLMRIIAGLIYPTQGQVLCHGKPLIGINPGVAIVFQSFALYPWLTVLENVELGLKAGGFPVAWRQQKALKMIDIIGLDGFENAYPKELSGGMRQRVGFARALAVEPELLCMDEPFSALDVLTAENLRIELLDLWLEKRIPTQAILIVTHGIEEAITLADRVIVLGRNPGRIRANLSIKLSHYRDRKSASFQALVDQVYKILTNPELETIEPQTTVKNTLNKYQSLPYVRIGSIAGLLELLEDRQNPDLYRLGQELQLDVDDLLPILEAAKFMDLIEIREGDFNLKPIALEFIQGNIDQRKQIIRQQLLSHIRLVQQIYTLCQSKQNRRIPEDLVLDVLNNHFSPKEAQRQLNTAIDWGRYAELYAYDEPSGEIFLETSDFSSTTPEV
- a CDS encoding DNA methylase N-4/N-6 domain protein gives rise to the protein MEESQPARKVKLSIHPLEFKLISNPNQQDIITSEKNWHNTIILGDCSKVLQKIPSNIVDLIVTSPPYADSRKKTYGGINPDDYVQWFLPISKQLYRVLKEDGTFIINIKEKVVNGERHNYVIKLILEMQQQGWLWTEEYIWHKKNSYPGKWPNRFRDAWERCLQFNKQKKFKMYQERVMVPMGDWAKTRLKNLSEIDQIRDNSKVESGFGKNVSNWLGRTMVYPTNVLHLATECSNKSHSATFPKSLPSWFIQLFTEPGDTVFDPFLGSGTTAMVAKELGRRYIGIEIKEEYYQGALINIEKTLFNCQNQSFNCINQTQEVNNIAMSESNHQIYSKYLIENILNPFYDKRFEKLRQLQIRDIIKRKNPYLFKAKNIELAGEFVKSIVDAFLSSQEETIFGNLLEGFAIYISETLYGGVKSTLNSIDLEFERGGIYYIVGIKSGISWGNSDQINRMKDNFKKARMILRERGITQEIVAVNGCMYGKDKNPLKANQDPDKVYFKYAGQDFWNFISEDDNLYQEMIVPIDIEAKKKDEIFKATYSAKINEMTQEFMRYFMKNNQIDWIKLVDYVSKREDVKLESLEAQLSLDLELEESYDLEE